One segment of Theobroma cacao cultivar B97-61/B2 chromosome 9, Criollo_cocoa_genome_V2, whole genome shotgun sequence DNA contains the following:
- the LOC18588988 gene encoding uncharacterized protein LOC18588988: MRTLTVVQKVLQGANYCGTKHNGALHLNPVLYHRAGESHGEVFPYEWCEKSFSKLTRLAHFLKDVDLVDGRLVNVNDDSIIIEDHIEHKMRTFKSLARIFIGSPSVQLVLKKHVSTFGKPSEREPMIVNSLTKVSNVLNVTAQQRKLVRLKICPQITQHRIWTGAIEKILNELKSEIDLLNCQFPSKGTKMGGQIVSSCLKFLAESAVSYDPDSASWMRLSPAKVVDPPSRKWDDVLEMFTDLINCLKSEKGWLYHATKIEIMKEGLSQIKDVLVDNSIGYKDARHQESLVQKKLSKTLGHSSQCLFTLLLYYLYGQVRDIEVDLSGAIYGNGSENRFTLCMGRILTSNEEKMFWSGVKQLDRALGLFKFVWETAGMKGILELQGHLWCVGSEERSVTYRGNAFLLHGISLGPKSIL, translated from the coding sequence ATGAGGACTCTTACGGTTGTTCAAAAGGTTCTCCAAGGTGCAAACTATTGTGGAACGAAGCACAATGGTGCTCTGCATTTGAATCCAGTGTTATATCACCGTGCAGGTGAATCCCACGGAGAGGTCTTCCCTTATGAATGGTGTGAAAagtctttttcaaaattaacaagATTGGCCCACTTTTTAAAAGATGTGGATTTAGTTGATGGACGGCTTGTGAATGTGAACGATGATTCAATCATCATTGAAGATCACATTGAACATAAAATGCGTACTTTCAAGTCACTTGCGAGGATCTTTATTGGGTCTCCATCAGTTCAGCTAGTGCTAAAGAAACATGTTTCTACATTTGGTAAACCTAGTGAAAGAGAGCCCATGATTGTGAATTCGTTAACCAAAGTGAGCAACGTTTTGAATGTTACTGCTCAACAGAGGAAGTTGGTGCGTCTAAAAATATGTCCACAGATTACACAACACCGGATATGGACAGGTGCcattgagaaaattttgaatgaattGAAATCAGAGATAGATTTGTTGAATTGCCAATTCCCGAGTAAAGGAACCAAGATGGGTGGGCAGATAGTTTCTAGCTGCCTTAAGTTCTTGGCTGAATCAGCTGTTTCTTATGACCCTGATTCTGCTTCATGGATGCGGCTTTCACCTGCAAAAGTTGTTGACCCTCCTTCACGCAAATGGGACGATGTTCTTGAGATGTTCACAGATCTCATTAACtgtttgaagagtgaaaaggGTTGGCTTTATCATGCAACGAAGATTGAGATTATGAAAGAAGGTCTGTCTCAGATCAAAGATGTGTTAGTTGATAATAGCATTGGGTATAAGGATGCCAGGCACCAAGAAAGCCTGGTACAAAAGAAGCTCTCTAAGACATTGGGACACTCATCACAGTGTTTGTTTACACTTTTATTGTATTACCTTTATGGACAGGTTAGAGATATTGAAGTGGATTTGAGTGGAGCGATTTATGGGAATGGTTCTGAGAATAGGTTTACCTTGTGCATGGGAAGAATTCTGACTTCAAATGAGGAGAAGATGTTTTGGAGTGGGGTTAAGCAATTGGACAGGGCTCTGGGGTTATTCAAGTTTGTATGGGAAACAGCAGGTATGAAAGGGATTTTGGAGTTGCAAGGCCACTTATGGTGTGTGGGGTCTGAGGAGAGGTCGGTCACCTATCGAGGAAATGCTTTCCTTCTACATGGGATAAGTCTTGGACCAAAGAGTATCTTATAA
- the LOC18588989 gene encoding uncharacterized protein LOC18588989 encodes MATTAASTASRGWLSNLSSMSSRIYFFLIILQIPLFRIPCRSGMCSTPIHVTSSQLIASDVFPVAVVKALLFPGAITNGLVKNMTVPSWDNLLNIYNLTSIKEASAVPDLQRLEVLAGSYFCVAGALVGLLKPGRMSMFGTLLVIWGLVKEGIFGKPANSDPTKAVYVYPTMLIALICALTSIKYDVKKVMRTAPARPIAKPLKSSSKSKLK; translated from the exons ATGGCAACTACTGCAGCATCAACAGCGTCAAGGGGATGGCTGAGCAACCTCTCGTCAATGTCATCTCGGATTTATTTCTTCCTTATCATTCTTCAGATCCCTCTTTTTAG GATTCCATGCAGATCTGGAATGTGTTCAACACCAATTCATGTCACATCTTCCCAGTTGATTGCAAGTGACGTCTTTCCTGTAGCTGTGGTGAAGGCACTCCTCTTTCCAGGAGCCATTACGAATGGCCTCGTCAAGAACATGACTGTTCCAAGCTGGGATAACCTGTTAAACATCTATAACTTAACTAGTATAAAGGAAGCCTCTGCTGTACCTGACCTCCAGCGCTTAGAG GTTCTTGCAGGAAGCTACTTCTGTGTGGCAGGAGCACTTGTGGGTCTTCTAAAGCCTGGAAGGATGAGCATGTTTGGGACACTACTGGTAATCTGGGGTCTTGTCAAGGAAGGGATCTTTGGAAAACCAGCAAATTCTGATCCTACAAAAGCTGTGTATGTATATCCCACAATGTTGATTGCACTGATTTGTGCCTTGACATCTATCAAGTATGACGTGAAGAAAGTTATGAGAACTGCCCCTGCACGACCCATTGCAAAGCCTCTTAAGAGCTCTTCCAAATCTAAGCTGAAATAA
- the LOC18588991 gene encoding protein OVEREXPRESSOR OF CATIONIC PEROXIDASE 3: MVNALAIWFSSRVKRSQFFFSLANKPNQIRVNFISSPPQPTDQTINPSFLLCSDNRFFILASVASALSVESSMALRLLPFFSCSGRVFITQPRPFDVLLPRQSPRPSILAFSRRRSNTPSTTSSVKKKKVKKEKKGLVEEDDFDGDPFEALFSQLEEDLKNDNSDIEDDDDYDEIKEEDVDRLASELADALGNFDLEAFTSTPDDAEEEEEEEEERPVKLKNWQLRRLAAAVKVGRRKTSIKSLATELCLDRHVVLELLREPPPELLMLSATLPDEPPKREPVLETKPVEPVALETTVDSVKHEPKEPKVKEPVHVMQRRWSAQKRLKKVQVETLEKVYRRSKRPTNAMISSIVQVTNLPRKKVVKWFEDKRNEDGIPEHHQPYQRSVSETVFSN, from the exons ATGGTTAATGCATTAGCCATTTGGTTTTCTTCCCGAG TTAAACggagtcaattttttttttcccttgcTAATAAACCGAACCAAATTCGAgtcaattttatttcttcaccGCCCCAACCAACGGATCAGACCATAAACCCTTCTTTTCTACTCTGTTCTGATAatagatttttcattttggcgTCCGTGGCTTCTGCTTTATCAGTGGAATCGTCAATGGCTCTACGGCTTTTGCCATTTTTTTCTTGCAGCGGACGCGTTTTCATAACTCAACCGAGACCGTTCGATGTTCTGCTGCCACGTCAGTCTCCTCGCCCTTCTATCCTGGCTTTCTCTCGCCGCCGGAGCAACACTCCTTCAACCACTTCTTctgtgaagaaaaagaaagtaaagaaagagaagaaaggatTAGTGGAGGAGGACGATTTTGATGGAGACCCTTTTGAAGCATTGTTCAGTCAGCTGGAAGAAGACCTTAAAAATGATAACTCAGAcattgaagatgatgatgattatgATGAGATAAAGGAAGAAGACGTTGATAGGCTTGCAAGTGAGTTGGCGGATGCACTTgggaattttgatttggaagcatTTACTTCAACTCCAGATGAtgctgaagaagaagaagaagaagaagaagaaaggccTGTAAAGCTTAAGAATTGGCAGCTTCGAAGATTGGCTGCTGCTGTCAAAGTTGGTCGCCGTAAAACTAGT ATTAAGAGTCTTGCTACAGAGCTTTGTCTTGATAGGCATGTGGTTCTCGAATTGCTCCGTGAACCTCCTCCGGAGCTTCTTATGTTGAGTGCTACTTTACCTGATGAACCTCCCAAGAGGGAACCGGTGCTTGAAACCAAACCTGTAGAACCTGTTGCTCTAGAGACCACAGTGGATAGTGTGAAACATGAGCCCAAGGAGCCTAAGGTGAAAGAGCCAGTCCATGTGATGCAACGCAGATGGTCTGCCCAAAAGAGACTTAAGAAAGTGCAAGTTGAAACCCTTGAAAAAGTTTATAGAAGATCAAAGCGGCCAACT AATGCAATGATTAGCAGCATTGTGCAAGTAACAAACTTGCCTCGAAAAAAAGTTGTAAAATGGTTTGAGGATAAGCGCAATGAGGATGGAATTCCAGAGCATCACCAGCCATACCAGAGGTCTGTTTCAGAAACAGTCTTCTCCAATTGA
- the LOC108663475 gene encoding uncharacterized protein LOC108663475: MHGKNRLSIFLRFHPLTRFLHSPLQILLSSPSLYTSLKQQRFCVSYCTTSNRVQKNMATLQRSAVSFRREGSSGSVWDDLYVLGEDGTVHYRDQLRPCQSTRERSSSTPVPNACPRSMSTPAMDPSSLIKVFGKLSREDKPFPEVPKLPQSKSKKHKA; encoded by the coding sequence ATGCATGGTAAAAATAGACTATCCATCTTTCTCAGATTCCATCCATTAACCCGTTTCCTTCATTCTccccttcaaattcttctgtCTTCCCCCTCCCTATATACAAGCCTGAAGCAGCAGAGATTCTGTGTCTCTTATTGCACAACCTCCAATAGAGTTCAGAAAAACATGGCAACTTTGCAAAGGTCTGCAGTTTCGTTCAGGAGGGAAGGGTCATCAGGTTCGGTCTGGGATGACTTGTATGTGCTGGGGGAAGACGGCACGGTGCATTACAGGGATCAGCTAAGGCCATGCCAGAGCACCAGAGAGCGCAGCAGCTCAACCCCAGTGCCCAACGCTTGCCCTCGTAGCATGTCAACCCCGGCCATGGATCCATCTTCTCTCATTAAAGTATTTGGCAAATTGTCTCGTGAAGATAAACCTTTTCCTGAAGTCCCAAAGTTACCACAATCCAAGTCAAAAAAGCACAAGGCTTAG